Proteins found in one Clostridium kluyveri DSM 555 genomic segment:
- the hepT gene encoding type VII toxin-antitoxin system HepT family RNase toxin, with translation MVKREIVISRVNQLNEYVNILKTIKKYDKETYIKDPLIYGAAERFLHLSIECILDIGNHVISDMGYRKPENNRDIFLVLYENNILDEKIKINLCNMASFRNILVHDYIKLDRELVYGIINNDLKDIEEFVKIIIEYV, from the coding sequence ATGGTTAAACGAGAAATAGTAATCTCAAGGGTAAATCAATTAAATGAATATGTAAATATACTTAAAACTATAAAAAAATATGATAAAGAAACATATATTAAAGATCCTCTTATATATGGAGCTGCTGAAAGGTTTCTTCATTTGAGTATTGAATGTATTCTTGATATAGGAAATCATGTTATATCAGATATGGGATATAGAAAACCAGAGAATAACAGAGATATATTTTTAGTTTTATATGAAAATAATATACTTGATGAAAAAATAAAAATAAATCTGTGTAATATGGCTAGCTTTAGAAATATCTTAGTGCATGATTATATAAAGTTAGATAGGGAATTGGTGTATGGAATAATAAACAATGATTTAAAAGATATAGAAGAGTTCGTAAAAATAATAATAGAATATGTGTAA
- the mntA gene encoding type VII toxin-antitoxin system MntA family adenylyltransferase antitoxin: MVNYIIDKAKYFIERINKKYKIKFAYIFGSQANGRALKNSDIDIAIYFEEKSSLIEEAYIRGDIIEEGKAFFKKDVDIVSLNNAPLLLKYEIIYNGIVIKDHDEIGDFESLALREYFDFKYYSDIYDNVMIEKIKKGEFFGG, translated from the coding sequence ATGGTGAATTATATTATAGATAAAGCTAAATATTTTATTGAAAGGATAAATAAAAAATACAAGATAAAATTTGCCTATATTTTTGGCTCACAAGCAAATGGCAGAGCTTTGAAAAATAGTGATATAGATATAGCAATATATTTTGAGGAAAAAAGCTCTCTTATAGAAGAGGCTTATATAAGGGGAGATATTATAGAAGAGGGGAAAGCTTTTTTTAAAAAAGATGTAGATATAGTTTCTCTAAACAATGCACCTTTATTATTAAAATATGAAATAATCTACAATGGAATAGTTATTAAAGATCATGATGAAATAGGGGATTTTGAATCCTTGGCCTTAAGAGAGTATTTTGATTTTAAGTATTATTCTGATATATATGATAATGTTATGATTGAAAAAATAAAAAAGGGAGAATTTTTTGGAGGATAA
- a CDS encoding PqqD family peptide modification chaperone, protein MNNNEEVLNIIFKISDNLEYEVDKDHIVTILEKQDHKLQKFFRKLKFRIPGYKRITMDEYGSYVFLQIDGNKTVKDIGKNLEVKYGDKIHPIYERLLLFLNHIDVNCHYIEKTNL, encoded by the coding sequence ATGAATAACAACGAAGAAGTTTTAAATATAATATTTAAAATCTCGGATAATTTGGAATATGAAGTTGATAAAGACCATATTGTGACTATACTTGAAAAGCAAGATCACAAGCTCCAAAAGTTTTTCAGAAAGCTTAAATTCAGAATTCCAGGATATAAAAGAATTACTATGGATGAGTACGGAAGTTATGTGTTTCTACAAATAGATGGCAATAAAACTGTAAAAGATATTGGAAAAAATCTAGAAGTAAAGTATGGTGATAAAATTCATCCAATTTATGAAAGGTTATTACTATTTTTAAATCATATTGATGTTAATTGTCACTATATAGAAAAAACAAATTTGTAA
- a CDS encoding OPT family oligopeptide transporter, with translation MNKKLSKDAYGGISGKDYVPYISSGSKSGGNAAVLIIGILLAVLFAASTAYSGMKAGLTVAAGIPGSILGSVFIAVFAKQKGILGKNLLQGMSSGGESIASGMIFVLPAVLLIGSKVSFLEGFVVGVGGALFGIGIASLVYNYLIVEEHGKLMYPESMAISETLVASEGAKESIKYMGIGFGIGGVITVITSSFLNVANNVISYVNESFYKWKFEIEVNPLLLGIGFIVGMEVALTMFAGSILSNFAIMPLIGYFTSLGQVGPSVWNNPHVAINAMQVKDIAGSYVKYIGAGMMLSGGLISAVRLIPTIGSSIKETVNAKSSKGTGSSSAENLILLGGILIGFIGGFLVSGGNILMAIIVCILSLLLSLLFVIVSGRLTGTIGTSNLPVSGMTIASIVIVTLLFVGMGWKDIGDNRSLLLFGTFIVTAIAAAGGYSQSQKVTFIVGGDKNEMQKYFAVASVVGVAVVTGVILLLSSQLAMTGDNVPFALPQANLMSTLTAGIMSNKLPWVMIIVGAVIGAVLFLVKLPVMTVAIGFYLPISTTSIILIGAFVRLFVEKISKTEKEKEAKVSNGVSLSSGLVAGGSIIGLIGIILQVSGIVKGNGPSGFAATNGMAFVMLIVLVIASMIPILKSKVKNNE, from the coding sequence GTGAATAAAAAATTATCTAAAGATGCCTATGGCGGCATATCTGGCAAAGATTATGTTCCTTATATTTCTAGTGGATCTAAATCTGGTGGAAATGCTGCTGTGTTAATAATAGGTATTCTTCTAGCTGTACTATTTGCAGCATCTACTGCTTATTCAGGTATGAAAGCAGGGCTTACAGTTGCCGCTGGCATACCGGGCTCTATATTAGGTTCCGTATTTATAGCTGTATTTGCTAAACAAAAAGGTATCCTTGGTAAAAACTTACTTCAAGGTATGTCAAGTGGTGGAGAATCCATTGCCAGTGGTATGATATTTGTTTTACCAGCAGTCCTTTTAATAGGTTCAAAAGTTTCTTTCTTAGAAGGTTTTGTTGTTGGTGTAGGTGGAGCACTATTTGGTATAGGAATAGCTTCCCTTGTTTATAATTATTTAATAGTTGAAGAACATGGTAAATTAATGTATCCTGAGTCAATGGCTATATCTGAAACACTTGTTGCTTCAGAAGGTGCTAAAGAATCAATCAAGTACATGGGAATTGGATTTGGAATAGGCGGTGTTATAACTGTTATAACCAGTTCATTTCTAAATGTGGCTAACAATGTTATAAGTTATGTAAACGAATCCTTCTACAAATGGAAATTTGAAATTGAAGTTAACCCACTATTATTAGGTATAGGGTTTATAGTTGGTATGGAAGTAGCATTGACTATGTTTGCTGGCTCTATATTATCTAATTTTGCTATTATGCCTTTAATAGGTTACTTTACTTCTCTAGGACAAGTTGGTCCATCTGTATGGAATAATCCGCATGTTGCTATAAACGCCATGCAGGTTAAAGATATAGCAGGTAGTTATGTAAAATATATCGGAGCGGGTATGATGCTTTCTGGCGGCTTGATAAGTGCTGTAAGACTTATACCAACTATAGGGTCTTCTATAAAGGAAACTGTTAATGCCAAGTCTTCAAAGGGTACTGGTAGTTCATCTGCTGAAAACCTAATATTACTTGGTGGTATATTAATAGGTTTTATAGGTGGTTTTCTGGTGTCTGGTGGTAACATATTGATGGCAATAATTGTTTGTATTTTATCACTATTGTTATCCTTGCTATTTGTTATAGTCTCCGGTCGTTTAACTGGTACTATAGGAACTTCAAATCTTCCTGTATCTGGTATGACTATAGCTTCTATAGTTATTGTTACATTGTTATTTGTGGGAATGGGATGGAAAGACATTGGAGATAACAGATCTCTGCTATTATTTGGTACATTTATAGTTACTGCCATAGCTGCAGCGGGTGGTTACAGTCAATCACAAAAAGTTACTTTTATAGTTGGCGGTGACAAGAATGAAATGCAAAAATATTTTGCCGTAGCTAGTGTAGTTGGTGTTGCAGTAGTTACTGGTGTCATATTATTACTTTCAAGTCAACTTGCAATGACTGGTGATAACGTACCGTTTGCATTACCTCAGGCTAATTTGATGTCAACGTTGACTGCAGGTATAATGTCAAATAAATTACCATGGGTCATGATAATTGTTGGAGCTGTTATCGGAGCTGTTTTATTCTTGGTAAAACTTCCTGTAATGACAGTTGCTATAGGATTCTATCTACCTATATCTACAACTTCTATAATATTGATAGGTGCATTCGTCCGTTTATTTGTAGAAAAAATTTCTAAAACTGAGAAAGAGAAAGAAGCTAAAGTTTCTAATGGTGTAAGTTTATCATCTGGACTTGTTGCTGGTGGATCTATAATAGGACTTATTGGTATAATACTTCAAGTATCAGGAATTGTAAAAGGAAATGGTCCAAGCGGATTTGCAGCTACTAATGGAATGGCATTTGTAATGTTAATAGTTCTTGTAATAGCGTCCATGATACCTATACTGAAAAGTAAAGTAAAAAATAATGAATAA
- a CDS encoding AEC family transporter, giving the protein MIISTLIEIIGKIFFMILFGFVLKKAGIITNEFQKGLSNLLLNAILPVSILSSASNPFSKELSRGLLIAALLCFMYYISTLILTHLITGTFKTDNSTKKIFITMSVFANVGFIGFPIADELFGSNGMLYTVIYNMFYQIFFFTYGTNLLSNKGKFNISSIFKSPVTLSSFAAVIIYLSPYRFPVFINESLSTVGGMMVPLSMIIIGCTLVDIRPKEILKDKYSYLVSLLRLLIFPLAVIGILLLIGIKGEVAVIIAVLTGLPSGSLNVILAEQYNCNPEYAARTVIQSMILMIVTLPVIISLSLKLLI; this is encoded by the coding sequence ATGATAATAAGTACATTGATTGAGATTATTGGAAAAATATTTTTCATGATTCTATTTGGATTTGTGTTGAAAAAGGCAGGTATTATAACCAATGAATTTCAAAAAGGGTTATCCAATTTATTATTAAATGCTATATTGCCAGTAAGTATTCTTTCATCAGCATCCAATCCATTTTCAAAAGAATTATCCAGAGGGCTTTTAATTGCTGCCTTATTATGCTTTATGTATTATATTTCCACATTAATACTCACCCATCTTATTACAGGTACATTCAAAACAGATAATTCAACCAAGAAAATATTTATCACAATGTCTGTATTTGCTAATGTTGGATTTATAGGTTTTCCAATAGCTGATGAATTATTTGGCAGTAATGGAATGCTTTATACCGTGATTTATAATATGTTTTATCAAATATTTTTCTTCACCTATGGAACTAATTTGTTAAGTAATAAAGGAAAATTTAATATAAGTTCAATATTTAAAAGTCCAGTTACATTATCATCATTTGCAGCAGTTATAATATACTTATCTCCTTATAGATTTCCTGTATTTATAAATGAATCCCTGTCCACAGTTGGAGGAATGATGGTTCCACTGTCCATGATAATAATTGGATGCACGTTAGTTGATATAAGACCAAAAGAAATATTAAAGGATAAATATTCTTATCTTGTATCATTATTAAGGCTGCTGATATTCCCTTTAGCAGTGATTGGAATACTATTATTAATAGGTATTAAAGGAGAGGTGGCAGTAATAATTGCTGTTTTAACTGGATTACCATCAGGTTCTTTAAATGTTATATTAGCTGAACAATATAATTGTAATCCAGAGTATGCTGCCAGAACCGTTATACAGAGTATGATTTTAATGATAGTTACGCTTCCTGTTATTATATCATTGTCATTAAAATTATTAATATAG
- a CDS encoding aspartate/glutamate racemase family protein, with protein sequence MNNRTYGYISSVNSCGKVKMLKGQNIAGYSIGILYIEHVWYPMVPGNIVNAYTFDFPVRLKAVDGLDILRLFKAEKSVLDDLIKAGKQLEKEGVRAISAACGFFGNFQKELSEALDVPVAISSLIQIPWITAIIKPNQKIGVLTADKSSLTDKLLQNCGIVNKEQLIIEDLRHEPEFSCILEGRGEFDNSIVEQEVVAKSMEIIKKAPDTGAILLECSDMPPYAAAIQKAVKLPVFDFTTLIKWLHNSVAQKPYNGFI encoded by the coding sequence ATGAATAATAGAACATATGGATATATATCTTCAGTAAATTCTTGCGGTAAAGTTAAAATGTTAAAAGGACAAAATATAGCAGGTTATTCCATCGGCATTTTATATATTGAACATGTCTGGTACCCTATGGTACCAGGCAATATTGTCAATGCCTATACATTTGATTTTCCAGTTAGATTAAAGGCAGTAGATGGACTAGATATACTCAGGTTGTTTAAAGCAGAGAAAAGTGTTTTAGATGATTTAATAAAAGCAGGAAAACAGTTGGAAAAAGAAGGAGTACGAGCTATTAGTGCAGCTTGTGGTTTTTTTGGAAATTTTCAAAAAGAACTATCGGAAGCTCTAGATGTACCTGTAGCTATTTCAAGTTTGATACAAATACCATGGATTACTGCTATTATAAAACCAAATCAAAAGATTGGCGTTTTAACTGCAGATAAATCATCCCTAACGGATAAACTATTACAAAATTGCGGAATTGTAAATAAAGAACAATTAATTATTGAAGATCTAAGGCATGAACCAGAATTTTCATGTATATTGGAAGGCAGGGGAGAGTTTGATAATAGTATTGTAGAACAAGAAGTAGTTGCAAAGTCCATGGAGATCATTAAAAAAGCACCAGATACAGGAGCTATTTTATTAGAATGCAGTGATATGCCTCCTTATGCAGCAGCAATTCAAAAGGCGGTTAAATTACCTGTTTTTGATTTCACCACTTTAATTAAATGGCTTCACAATAGCGTTGCTCAAAAGCCATATAACGGTTTTATTTGA
- a CDS encoding NAD(P)/FAD-dependent oxidoreductase, with translation MNNIFDVTVIGAGAIGTSVAYHLAEKGFSVAIIDSGDIAHGSSSHCDAVALICDKKPGIDTKMGAASIAHYKELSEKFSYDFEFDQKGCLYVCETEAEYEAASSYVAEQQRDGYDMSMIDSKMLQDMEPYLAEDMVGGIWTPGDAAMSPYKVCFAFIEEGKKLGLEVFTYCNIKEIKLGSNNEVEKIIFDEGEIITKKIINCAGVWAPIIGDMVGIDIPIQPRKGMNLVSEKTKKIVFHKILEFGYMMSKFDDINFKRNVSALVEEYNVAFNIEYTHAENILLGGYRGFRGFDNRSEIEAMKAIAERGLRFFPCLKDVNCIRSYAGVRPFVEDHLPIVSEVNEIPGFYIAAGHEGDGICLSPITGKLMAQMAAGEETDFDISQLKFSRFKAKAAQLDGREC, from the coding sequence ATGAATAATATATTTGATGTAACAGTAATTGGAGCAGGTGCAATAGGAACAAGTGTTGCATACCATCTGGCTGAAAAAGGCTTTAGTGTAGCAATAATTGATAGTGGAGATATAGCACATGGTTCGTCAAGTCATTGTGACGCAGTGGCACTTATATGTGATAAAAAACCCGGAATTGATACAAAAATGGGAGCTGCAAGTATTGCCCATTATAAGGAATTATCAGAAAAGTTCAGCTATGATTTTGAATTTGACCAAAAAGGATGTTTGTATGTTTGTGAAACTGAAGCTGAATATGAAGCTGCCTCCAGTTATGTGGCTGAGCAGCAGAGAGATGGATATGATATGTCAATGATTGACTCTAAAATGCTGCAGGATATGGAGCCCTATTTAGCAGAGGATATGGTAGGTGGAATTTGGACTCCGGGAGATGCGGCAATGAGTCCTTATAAAGTATGTTTTGCATTTATTGAAGAGGGAAAAAAGTTGGGATTAGAGGTATTTACATACTGTAATATTAAGGAGATTAAATTAGGAAGTAATAATGAAGTTGAAAAAATTATTTTTGATGAAGGAGAAATAATTACTAAGAAAATAATTAACTGTGCTGGAGTGTGGGCACCTATAATTGGAGATATGGTGGGGATTGACATTCCCATACAGCCTAGAAAGGGCATGAATTTAGTATCAGAAAAAACTAAAAAAATTGTATTTCACAAAATATTAGAATTTGGATATATGATGAGTAAATTTGATGATATTAATTTCAAAAGAAATGTGAGTGCTTTAGTTGAAGAATACAATGTAGCATTTAATATTGAATACACCCATGCTGAGAATATATTATTAGGGGGATACAGAGGATTTAGAGGATTTGATAACCGCTCAGAAATTGAAGCTATGAAAGCTATTGCTGAAAGGGGATTGAGATTTTTTCCCTGCTTAAAAGATGTCAATTGTATAAGAAGTTATGCTGGTGTCAGACCCTTTGTAGAAGATCATTTACCTATAGTATCTGAAGTGAATGAAATTCCAGGTTTTTATATAGCAGCAGGTCATGAAGGTGATGGAATTTGTCTGTCACCTATTACAGGAAAGCTAATGGCACAAATGGCGGCCGGTGAAGAAACAGACTTTGATATCAGTCAGCTGAAATTCAGCAGGTTTAAGGCTAAAGCAGCTCAATTAGATGGGAGAGAATGTTGA
- a CDS encoding (2Fe-2S)-binding protein: protein MSGKFTDDILVCRCEEVTLGEIKEAIRQGAKDVTGVKRRVRAGMGLCQGRTCEKLVQQILCQELGITLKEAGSSTARPPVRPISFGELAEGEVQ from the coding sequence GTGAGTGGGAAGTTCACTGATGATATATTAGTATGCCGCTGTGAAGAAGTCACTTTAGGAGAAATTAAAGAGGCAATCAGACAAGGGGCAAAAGATGTTACTGGCGTAAAGCGGCGTGTGCGTGCTGGCATGGGGTTATGTCAGGGAAGAACTTGCGAAAAGTTGGTTCAGCAAATTTTGTGCCAGGAACTTGGAATTACACTTAAGGAAGCAGGGAGTTCAACTGCAAGGCCGCCGGTGAGACCAATTTCTTTTGGAGAACTTGCAGAGGGGGAAGTACAATGA
- a CDS encoding 4Fe-4S binding protein yields MALIDTGYLEYEELKSIQKLPGNERYSKGPVAVIECVQEIPCNPCEAACLKGAIKIGEPIINLPTVDFDKCVGCGICVAKCSGMAIFIVDKSYSETTAAVTFPYEYYPLPKVGSFVKGVNRKGEVVCGGKIVKTMNPKFYDHTCVVTLEIPQEFADEVRSIKREVL; encoded by the coding sequence ATGGCATTAATTGATACAGGTTATTTGGAATATGAAGAATTAAAATCAATTCAAAAATTACCCGGTAATGAAAGGTATAGTAAAGGGCCTGTAGCTGTTATAGAGTGTGTACAGGAGATACCTTGTAATCCGTGCGAGGCAGCATGTTTAAAAGGAGCTATAAAAATAGGTGAACCTATAATAAATTTGCCTACTGTTGATTTTGACAAATGTGTTGGATGTGGAATATGTGTTGCTAAATGTTCTGGTATGGCAATATTTATTGTTGATAAATCCTATTCTGAAACTACTGCAGCAGTTACTTTTCCCTATGAGTATTATCCCCTTCCCAAAGTAGGTAGTTTTGTGAAGGGAGTAAACAGGAAAGGGGAAGTTGTTTGTGGTGGAAAGATAGTTAAAACTATGAATCCTAAATTTTATGATCATACTTGTGTTGTTACTTTAGAAATACCGCAGGAGTTTGCTGATGAAGTTCGCAGCATAAAAAGGGAGGTATTGTAG
- a CDS encoding NAD(P)/FAD-dependent oxidoreductase, translating into MIEKDIVIVGAGPAGLAAGIEASLAGAEVLMVDLNMKPGGQLFKQIHKFFGSSAHRSGVRGMDIGRELVKKAEENGVEIWLGSTVIGLFPGNKVGIEKGNDNEKRKLITVKAKKIIIAAGASENVVRFKGWTKPGVMGAGAAQTMVNVNHVKPGEKVVMLGSGNVGLIVSYQLMQAGCEVVALVEAAPKIGGYGVHAAKIKRAGVPIYIRHTIIEVKGDNKVCEVVIAEVDEKYRPIVGTEKIIKADVVAIGVGLKPSVELARLLKCQFTFNALFGGEVPLHNKDMETSNEGIYVAGDTTGVEEANTALEEGRIAGISAAQKLGYIDDDIAENKKKEIWQRLKSLRLGPFGERRLRAKEQIMKEYEDKIRIPICK; encoded by the coding sequence ATGATAGAAAAGGACATTGTAATAGTTGGAGCTGGTCCTGCTGGATTAGCTGCAGGAATCGAAGCGTCTTTGGCAGGGGCTGAAGTTTTAATGGTAGATTTGAATATGAAACCTGGAGGTCAGTTGTTCAAGCAAATACACAAGTTTTTTGGTTCTTCTGCTCATAGGTCTGGTGTAAGGGGTATGGATATTGGCAGAGAGCTAGTGAAAAAAGCAGAAGAGAATGGAGTGGAAATTTGGCTTGGAAGTACTGTTATAGGATTGTTTCCAGGTAATAAGGTCGGAATAGAAAAAGGTAATGATAATGAAAAAAGAAAGCTTATCACTGTTAAAGCTAAAAAAATAATAATTGCAGCTGGAGCATCTGAAAATGTAGTTAGATTCAAAGGATGGACTAAGCCTGGAGTTATGGGAGCTGGTGCGGCACAAACCATGGTAAATGTTAACCATGTAAAGCCAGGTGAGAAAGTTGTCATGCTTGGAAGCGGCAATGTTGGCTTAATAGTATCTTATCAGCTTATGCAGGCAGGCTGTGAAGTTGTGGCTTTGGTTGAAGCAGCTCCTAAAATAGGAGGATATGGTGTGCATGCTGCTAAGATCAAAAGAGCAGGGGTTCCAATATATATTAGACATACTATAATTGAAGTCAAAGGAGACAATAAAGTTTGTGAAGTGGTAATTGCAGAGGTAGATGAAAAGTATCGGCCTATTGTAGGGACGGAAAAAATAATTAAAGCTGATGTGGTTGCAATTGGAGTAGGATTAAAACCTTCTGTTGAATTGGCCAGACTATTGAAATGCCAATTTACATTTAATGCCCTATTTGGCGGTGAGGTACCTCTACACAATAAAGATATGGAAACATCAAATGAAGGAATATATGTAGCGGGAGATACAACTGGTGTGGAAGAAGCTAATACAGCGCTTGAAGAAGGACGTATTGCAGGCATTTCTGCTGCTCAAAAGCTTGGATATATAGATGATGATATTGCAGAAAATAAGAAAAAAGAAATTTGGCAGCGTTTGAAAAGTTTAAGATTAGGACCTTTTGGAGAAAGACGTCTTAGGGCAAAAGAACAAATTATGAAAGAATATGAAGACAAAATAAGGATACCAATTTGTAAATAA
- a CDS encoding (2Fe-2S)-binding protein, translated as MDVCLRVENHIVLDVNEPSTMVEITVDGKTIMAREGEPILAALLANNIFINRYTLKRKEPRGLFCGIGQCTDCAMIVDGTPNVRTCITPVKTGMVIETQYGLGRERF; from the coding sequence ATGGATGTGTGTTTAAGAGTAGAAAACCATATTGTACTGGATGTTAATGAGCCTTCAACTATGGTGGAAATAACTGTTGATGGCAAAACTATAATGGCTAGGGAGGGAGAACCTATACTTGCAGCATTACTTGCAAATAATATTTTTATTAACAGGTATACATTAAAACGCAAAGAACCAAGAGGATTGTTTTGTGGAATTGGTCAATGTACGGATTGTGCCATGATTGTAGATGGAACGCCAAATGTAAGAACATGTATTACTCCTGTAAAAACTGGTATGGTAATAGAAACCCAGTATGGTTTGGGGAGGGAGAGATTTTAA
- a CDS encoding RidA family protein, giving the protein MKREISIDSCALAQGPYVQGLVYNGMIYASQIGIDKEGNLVEGGIKEQTKQIMENFKLILESEDSSMDKIIQCTIYIVNMEDAPLMNEVYASYFTKPYPSRCCVQAAGMSGGAVVEMSITAAI; this is encoded by the coding sequence ATGAAAAGAGAAATAAGCATTGATAGTTGTGCATTAGCACAAGGACCTTATGTCCAAGGACTAGTTTATAATGGAATGATTTATGCCTCTCAAATTGGAATAGATAAAGAAGGCAACTTGGTGGAAGGAGGAATTAAGGAACAGACAAAGCAGATTATGGAGAATTTTAAGTTGATCCTGGAATCAGAAGACTCAAGCATGGACAAAATTATTCAATGCACAATATATATTGTAAATATGGAAGATGCCCCCCTTATGAATGAAGTGTATGCAAGCTATTTTACCAAACCGTATCCGTCACGATGCTGTGTACAAGCAGCTGGAATGTCAGGTGGAGCTGTAGTAGAAATGTCAATTACAGCAGCAATATAA
- a CDS encoding C-terminal binding protein, whose protein sequence is MDKKRVLYYNIDDSLDYENSLLKEWGIDSLELVEIKDREGKKPFIEYAYDFDGVVVEYQQMTKEIIESLPNLKIITLQSIGYNNVDISAATENNVCVTNIPGFCTEEVALHTIGMIIDLVRKITFLDRLVRKGKWDPLCGYKTYRLTDKTIGLYFFGSIPKAMMPMLKAMGLNVLVYAPTKTKEYLEEFGAEKVETFDELLIKSDFVSLHCPLMASTTHLISERELKLMKESAYLINTARGKVVDETALIKALKEGRIKAAAVDVIEDEDNEQSELFSLENTVITPHAAFISEDSFYEGRRRALKQLVLRLAKNEKPESLVNKELEIKF, encoded by the coding sequence ATGGATAAGAAAAGAGTACTTTATTATAACATTGATGACAGTTTAGATTATGAAAATTCTTTATTAAAAGAATGGGGCATTGACAGTCTGGAACTTGTTGAAATTAAGGACAGAGAAGGAAAAAAGCCTTTTATTGAATATGCCTATGATTTTGATGGTGTAGTAGTAGAGTACCAGCAGATGACAAAAGAAATTATAGAGAGTCTGCCTAATCTGAAAATAATTACTCTTCAAAGCATTGGCTATAATAATGTAGATATTTCTGCAGCTACTGAGAATAATGTATGTGTCACCAATATTCCAGGATTTTGTACAGAAGAAGTTGCCCTGCATACCATTGGAATGATTATTGATTTGGTAAGAAAAATAACATTTCTGGATAGGTTGGTAAGAAAAGGCAAATGGGATCCTTTATGTGGATATAAAACATACAGATTAACGGACAAAACAATAGGATTATATTTCTTTGGGAGTATTCCCAAAGCTATGATGCCAATGCTAAAGGCCATGGGATTAAATGTTTTGGTATATGCCCCTACAAAAACAAAAGAATATTTAGAAGAGTTTGGTGCAGAAAAGGTAGAAACATTTGATGAATTGTTAATAAAATCAGATTTTGTTTCATTACACTGTCCGTTAATGGCATCCACAACCCATTTAATTTCAGAGAGAGAACTAAAATTAATGAAGGAGAGTGCATATCTTATAAATACTGCCAGAGGTAAGGTTGTAGATGAAACCGCATTAATAAAAGCTTTAAAAGAAGGGCGGATTAAAGCAGCTGCAGTAGATGTTATTGAGGATGAAGATAATGAACAAAGTGAATTATTTTCATTAGAAAATACAGTTATTACTCCCCATGCAGCATTTATATCTGAAGATTCATTTTATGAAGGTAGAAGGAGAGCTTTAAAACAGCTAGTTTTGAGATTGGCGAAAAATGAAAAACCTGAAAGTTTGGTAAATAAAGAATTAGAAATTAAATTTTAA